From Streptomyces sp. NBC_00775, one genomic window encodes:
- a CDS encoding gluconokinase: MTGAWDGPPVVVVLGVAGSGKTTVGKAVSERLGLPFVEGDDFHPAANVAKMAAGHALDDADREPWLRGLADRIRRSTEAGEGLVVACSALRRRYRDEFRAAAGSRLWCLYLALDRDTAWDRVSRRTGHFMPARLVDSQFETLEPLEPDEPGMTLDATAALPANLAPVWAAVERLGRAR, from the coding sequence ATGACCGGGGCCTGGGACGGGCCGCCGGTCGTCGTGGTCCTGGGCGTAGCGGGTTCCGGGAAAACCACCGTCGGCAAGGCGGTCTCCGAGCGGCTCGGCCTGCCGTTCGTGGAGGGCGACGACTTCCATCCCGCCGCGAATGTCGCCAAGATGGCCGCCGGCCACGCCCTGGACGACGCCGACCGCGAGCCCTGGCTGCGCGGCCTCGCCGACCGTATCCGGCGCTCCACCGAGGCCGGCGAGGGGCTGGTCGTCGCCTGTTCGGCCCTCAGGCGCCGGTACCGCGACGAGTTCCGGGCGGCCGCGGGCTCAAGGCTCTGGTGCCTGTACCTCGCCCTGGACCGGGACACCGCGTGGGACCGCGTGTCCCGGCGCACCGGTCACTTCATGCCCGCCCGGCTGGTCGACTCGCAGTTCGAGACGCTGGAGCCACTGGAACCGGACGAGCCGGGCATGACCCTGGATGCCACAGCCGCCCTTCCGGCGAATCTCGCCCCGGTATGGGCCGCCGTCGAGCGCCTCGGCCGGGCCCGCTGA
- a CDS encoding glycerate kinase — protein MADAAVNRTPRVLIAADKFKGSLTAVQVAERVTAGLRRVAPRVEVEALPVADGGDGTVDAAVAAGFERREVRVAGPLGDEVTAAYALRGDAAVVEMAEASGLQRLPAGVFAPLTSSTYGSGELLRAALDAGARTIVFGVGGSATTDGGAGMLAALGARFLDADGEPVAPGGAALRDVVTADLSGLDARLSSIDFVLASDVDNPLTGPKGAPAVYGPQKGASPDDVATLDAALAHFATVLEKAIGPKAAEYAAAPGAGAAGGIGYGALVLGARFRPGIEVMLDVLGFAPALERAALVITGEGSLDEQTLHGKAPAGVAAAARAADKEVVAVCGRLALRPEALGKAGIRRAYPLTDVEPDVAKCIADAGPILERVAENIARDFLTT, from the coding sequence GTGGCGGACGCTGCTGTGAATCGGACTCCGCGTGTGCTCATCGCCGCGGACAAGTTCAAGGGATCGCTGACGGCCGTGCAGGTCGCCGAGCGCGTGACGGCCGGACTGCGCCGGGTCGCGCCGCGCGTCGAGGTCGAGGCTCTGCCCGTGGCCGACGGCGGCGACGGCACCGTCGACGCGGCGGTCGCGGCCGGTTTCGAGCGGCGTGAGGTGCGGGTCGCCGGGCCGCTGGGCGACGAGGTCACGGCCGCGTACGCGCTGCGTGGTGACGCCGCGGTCGTGGAGATGGCCGAGGCGAGCGGGCTGCAGCGGCTGCCCGCCGGGGTCTTCGCACCGCTCACGTCGTCGACGTACGGCTCCGGGGAGCTGTTGCGGGCCGCGCTGGACGCCGGTGCGCGCACGATCGTGTTCGGCGTCGGTGGCAGTGCCACGACGGACGGCGGTGCGGGCATGCTGGCCGCGCTCGGCGCGCGCTTCCTGGACGCGGACGGTGAGCCGGTGGCTCCCGGCGGTGCCGCGCTGCGTGACGTCGTGACCGCGGACCTGTCCGGTCTGGACGCCCGGCTCTCCTCGATCGACTTCGTCCTCGCCAGCGACGTGGACAACCCTCTGACGGGCCCCAAGGGCGCCCCCGCCGTCTACGGCCCCCAGAAGGGCGCGAGCCCCGACGACGTGGCCACCCTGGACGCGGCGCTCGCCCACTTCGCCACCGTTCTGGAGAAGGCCATCGGGCCCAAGGCCGCCGAGTACGCGGCGGCGCCCGGGGCCGGGGCCGCGGGCGGTATCGGATACGGGGCCCTTGTGCTGGGCGCCCGCTTCCGGCCCGGTATCGAGGTCATGCTCGACGTCCTCGGCTTCGCGCCCGCGCTGGAACGCGCCGCGTTGGTGATCACCGGCGAGGGTTCCCTCGACGAGCAGACCCTTCATGGCAAGGCTCCCGCCGGTGTCGCCGCCGCCGCCCGCGCGGCCGACAAGGAGGTCGTCGCCGTCTGCGGCCGCCTCGCCCTCCGCCCTGAGGCTCTCGGCAAGGCCGGCATCCGTCGCGCCTACCCCCTGACCGACGTCGAGCCCGACGTCGCGAAGTGCATCGCCGACGCCGGCCCGATCCTGGAACGCGTTGCGGAAAACATCGCCCGGGACTTCTTGACCACGTAG
- a CDS encoding SDR family oxidoreductase, with the protein METSGTESHLPPAPQVLKGQKALVTGANSGIGKATAIGLGRVGADVVVNYVAGRDAAEEVVREIEGFGVRAYAHEADVSQEDQVVGMVSRMVKEFGTIDVMVANAGLQRDAPLTDMTMEQWHKVLDVNLTGQFLCAREASKEFLRRGVVPEVSRSAGKIICMSSVHQIIPWSGHVNYAASKGGVQMLMATLAQELAPYRIRVNAVAPGAIRTPINRSAWDTPEAEAELLRLVPYRRVGDPDDIANVVAALASDLFDYVVGTTIYVDGGMTLFPGFATGG; encoded by the coding sequence GTGGAAACCAGCGGCACCGAAAGCCACCTGCCCCCCGCCCCCCAGGTCCTCAAGGGGCAGAAGGCTCTCGTGACAGGGGCGAATTCCGGCATCGGCAAGGCCACCGCGATCGGCCTGGGGCGAGTGGGCGCCGATGTGGTGGTGAACTACGTGGCAGGGCGGGACGCCGCAGAAGAGGTCGTGCGCGAGATCGAGGGCTTCGGCGTCCGCGCCTACGCACACGAGGCGGACGTGTCGCAGGAGGACCAGGTCGTCGGCATGGTCTCCCGAATGGTCAAGGAATTCGGCACCATCGACGTCATGGTGGCGAATGCGGGGCTCCAGCGCGATGCCCCCCTCACCGACATGACCATGGAACAGTGGCACAAAGTACTGGACGTCAATCTGACCGGCCAATTCCTGTGCGCCCGCGAAGCGTCCAAGGAATTCCTGCGGCGGGGTGTAGTCCCGGAGGTCTCCCGTTCCGCCGGGAAAATCATCTGCATGAGTTCGGTCCACCAGATCATCCCCTGGTCGGGCCACGTGAACTACGCGGCGTCCAAGGGCGGGGTGCAGATGCTCATGGCGACCCTCGCGCAGGAGCTCGCGCCTTACCGGATCCGGGTCAACGCCGTTGCTCCGGGAGCGATCCGCACACCCATCAACCGCAGCGCCTGGGACACCCCCGAGGCCGAGGCCGAGCTGCTCCGGCTCGTCCCCTACCGCCGCGTCGGCGACCCGGACGACATCGCGAACGTGGTGGCCGCGCTGGCATCCGACCTCTTCGACTATGTCGTGGGGACCACGATCTACGTGGACGGCGGAATGACGCTGTTCCCCGGTTTCGCCACCGGTGGCTGA
- a CDS encoding ADP-ribosylglycohydrolase family protein has product MTPVGTELADRILGGWLGRIAGNMLGKPVEQGDHWTRDRIDRYLRQAAALPLTDYLPEPASGGSGEEFQLRPEWRSCVRGRIHGSCRDDDVDYAILGLDLLETHGFSFSTEQVGDLWLLRLPYLQTFTAERAAYRNLANGLKPPLTATYENPYQEWIGALIRADVYGWTCPRLPRRAASLARRDAVLSHTGNGVYGAMWAAALISAAFTAPTVRHALDTALTVIPASCRLARTVRRVLTLHETRMTWEDTLSTVAEETAGLGWIHTIPNAAVLTAGLLYGDGDFTRTITLTVRGGLDTDSNGATAGSVAGVLCGAEAVPSQWKDPLEDTVRSAVFGFDGVRISELASRTVALVGAEV; this is encoded by the coding sequence ATGACCCCTGTGGGCACTGAGCTCGCCGACCGCATCCTCGGGGGCTGGCTGGGCCGGATCGCGGGCAACATGCTCGGCAAACCGGTCGAGCAGGGCGACCACTGGACGCGGGATCGGATCGACCGTTATCTGCGGCAGGCCGCGGCCCTGCCGCTCACCGACTACCTCCCCGAGCCCGCGAGTGGCGGCAGCGGCGAAGAGTTCCAGCTGCGGCCCGAGTGGCGGAGTTGCGTGCGCGGCCGCATCCACGGCAGCTGCCGGGACGACGACGTCGACTACGCCATTCTCGGGCTCGACCTCCTGGAGACCCACGGCTTCTCCTTCAGCACGGAGCAGGTCGGTGACCTGTGGCTGCTGCGGCTGCCGTATCTCCAGACGTTCACGGCGGAGCGGGCCGCGTACCGCAACCTCGCCAACGGGCTGAAACCGCCACTGACAGCGACGTACGAGAACCCCTACCAGGAGTGGATCGGCGCGCTCATCCGCGCCGACGTCTACGGCTGGACCTGCCCGAGGCTGCCGCGCCGCGCGGCCTCCCTCGCGCGCCGGGACGCCGTCCTCTCGCACACCGGCAACGGCGTGTACGGCGCGATGTGGGCGGCGGCGCTGATCTCGGCGGCGTTCACCGCGCCGACCGTGCGGCACGCGCTGGACACCGCACTCACGGTGATCCCGGCGAGCTGCCGCCTCGCCCGCACCGTGCGCCGGGTGCTCACACTTCACGAGACCCGGATGACCTGGGAGGACACACTCAGCACCGTGGCCGAGGAGACGGCCGGGCTCGGCTGGATCCACACCATCCCGAACGCCGCCGTCCTCACCGCCGGGCTTCTGTACGGCGACGGCGACTTCACCCGCACCATCACGCTGACCGTCCGCGGCGGCCTGGACACCGACTCGAACGGGGCGACCGCGGGCTCCGTCGCGGGCGTCCTGTGCGGGGCCGAGGCGGTCCCCTCCCAGTGGAAGGACCCGCTGGAGGACACCGTCCGCAGTGCGGTGTTCGGCTTCGACGGGGTGCGGATCAGCGAGCTGGCATCGCGTACGGTCGCGCTGGTGGGGGCCGAGGTCTAG
- a CDS encoding SHOCT domain-containing protein, with translation MPGLLRGVARTAVVAGTATAVSGRVSRRQQGRWAQQEAQEAAPPPPAPAAPAPPPPAQQADDMSSKIEQLKQLGELKEQGVLTEAEFEEQKRKILG, from the coding sequence GTGCCAGGTCTCCTCCGCGGGGTCGCCCGCACAGCCGTAGTGGCCGGTACGGCGACAGCCGTATCGGGCCGTGTGTCACGCCGCCAGCAAGGGCGATGGGCTCAGCAGGAAGCTCAAGAGGCCGCGCCGCCGCCCCCCGCCCCGGCGGCCCCCGCCCCGCCGCCCCCCGCCCAGCAGGCCGACGACATGAGCAGCAAGATCGAGCAGCTGAAGCAACTCGGGGAGCTCAAGGAGCAGGGTGTCCTCACCGAGGCCGAATTCGAGGAGCAGAAGCGCAAGATCCTCGGCTGA
- a CDS encoding helix-turn-helix transcriptional regulator, giving the protein MAATPGSGPGTGDHHRKALAGAPHDHGRKALAAFLRSRRERADPTGTGLPQGGRRRTPGLRREEVSLLSGVSLTWYTWLEQGRDINVSPQILLALARVLQLDAVERSHLFRLAGLPAPEPAERSLEVPDAVRTFLAKLMPNPAFVIDRCFDILAWNPAQESILGTALLDRPRHELNSAWMLFRVPEIRALMPEWEREARWMAGLLRQQAAYELDNPRFSELVAELLETSPCFAEVWETHDVVEFRSSVRRYRHPEAGDLEVSYVRLALEEAPRLSLICHFAEPGSESEERLRGLVTHGG; this is encoded by the coding sequence GTGGCAGCGACACCAGGATCAGGACCAGGCACCGGCGACCACCACCGCAAGGCACTCGCGGGCGCACCGCACGATCACGGCCGCAAGGCCCTCGCGGCGTTCCTGCGCTCCCGCCGGGAGCGCGCCGACCCCACGGGAACCGGGCTGCCGCAGGGTGGCCGTCGCCGTACCCCCGGGCTGCGCCGCGAGGAGGTGTCCCTGCTCTCCGGTGTGAGCCTGACCTGGTACACCTGGCTCGAACAGGGCCGTGACATCAATGTCTCCCCGCAGATCCTGCTGGCCCTGGCCCGCGTCCTCCAGCTCGACGCGGTGGAGCGGTCCCATCTCTTCCGGCTGGCGGGCCTTCCGGCACCCGAGCCCGCCGAGCGCTCACTGGAGGTCCCGGACGCCGTCCGCACCTTCCTGGCCAAGCTCATGCCCAACCCCGCGTTCGTCATCGACCGCTGCTTCGACATCCTCGCGTGGAACCCCGCGCAGGAGAGCATCCTCGGCACGGCCCTGCTGGACCGCCCGCGCCACGAACTCAACAGCGCCTGGATGCTGTTCCGCGTACCGGAGATCCGCGCTCTGATGCCGGAGTGGGAGCGGGAAGCCCGCTGGATGGCCGGGCTGCTGCGCCAGCAGGCGGCGTACGAACTCGACAACCCGCGTTTCTCCGAACTGGTCGCCGAACTCCTCGAAACCAGCCCCTGCTTCGCGGAGGTCTGGGAGACCCACGACGTCGTGGAGTTCCGTTCCTCGGTACGCCGCTACCGGCACCCGGAGGCCGGCGACCTCGAAGTGTCCTACGTACGGCTGGCGTTGGAGGAGGCACCCCGCCTCAGCCTGATCTGCCACTTCGCCGAGCCGGGCAGCGAGTCCGAGGAACGGCTGCGCGGCCTCGTCACCCACGGTGGATGA
- a CDS encoding cytochrome ubiquinol oxidase subunit I, with amino-acid sequence MAFTLASHILLVPFGVALPAITLLMHYRGLRKGDAVALLLARRWSAVMAVQFAIGIVTGTVLSFEFGLLWPGMMGRWGDVFGLGFGIEAWAFFLEAILIAIYLYGWRRLKPWTHFWLALPLPLTALMGAFGIVAANAWMNTPRGFTLDASGKPVNVNVRQAVFTPMFGPEYWHFVVGVVLTAGYVVAGVYAVGLLRGRRDRYHRLGFTVPFTVAAILTPVQFMLGDAIARSVFHKQPVKFAATEIVWNTDTHVPEYMFGRLHPDGSISGGIKIPQLDSILAGFSPDTKVTGLTSVPASDRPTATQATIAHWAFDIMVTIGSLLILLALWYGWCWLRRRDLPKSRWFFRSAAVAGAACLLTVECGWITTEVGRQPWIVYQNMRVSEAVTGTHAASLWTMFGIVVVVYVLVLGSFLAILLKMSRRWRLADEGVLAGALAEDLEGDTPYGPRPLSTTAGTNRGGDE; translated from the coding sequence ATGGCCTTCACCCTGGCCTCCCACATCCTGCTCGTGCCCTTCGGCGTGGCCCTGCCCGCCATCACCCTCCTGATGCACTACCGCGGGCTGCGCAAGGGCGATGCCGTCGCCCTGCTGCTCGCGCGGCGCTGGTCGGCGGTCATGGCCGTCCAGTTCGCCATCGGCATCGTGACGGGCACCGTGCTCTCCTTCGAATTCGGTCTGCTGTGGCCGGGGATGATGGGCCGGTGGGGCGATGTCTTCGGCCTCGGCTTCGGGATCGAGGCATGGGCGTTCTTCCTCGAAGCGATCCTCATCGCCATCTATCTCTACGGCTGGCGCCGGCTCAAGCCGTGGACGCACTTCTGGCTCGCCCTGCCCCTGCCGCTGACCGCCCTGATGGGGGCGTTCGGCATCGTGGCCGCGAACGCCTGGATGAACACACCCCGCGGCTTCACGCTCGACGCGTCCGGCAAGCCCGTGAACGTCAATGTGCGGCAGGCGGTCTTCACCCCGATGTTCGGCCCCGAGTACTGGCACTTCGTGGTCGGCGTGGTCCTGACCGCCGGATATGTCGTCGCCGGGGTGTACGCGGTCGGTCTGCTGCGGGGCCGCCGGGACCGCTACCACCGGCTCGGCTTCACCGTGCCGTTCACCGTCGCCGCGATCCTCACCCCCGTGCAGTTCATGCTCGGGGACGCCATCGCCCGCTCCGTCTTCCACAAGCAGCCGGTGAAGTTCGCGGCCACCGAAATCGTCTGGAACACCGACACCCACGTGCCGGAGTACATGTTCGGGCGGCTGCATCCCGACGGGTCGATCTCCGGCGGGATCAAGATCCCCCAACTGGACTCGATCCTCGCCGGGTTCAGCCCGGACACCAAGGTGACCGGACTGACATCGGTTCCCGCGAGCGACCGCCCGACGGCGACCCAGGCCACCATCGCCCACTGGGCGTTCGACATCATGGTGACCATCGGGAGCCTGCTCATCCTGCTCGCGCTCTGGTACGGCTGGTGCTGGCTGCGCCGTCGTGACCTGCCCAAGTCGCGCTGGTTCTTCCGGAGCGCCGCTGTCGCGGGCGCCGCCTGCCTGCTGACCGTCGAGTGCGGCTGGATCACGACCGAAGTGGGCCGGCAGCCCTGGATCGTCTACCAGAACATGCGGGTCTCGGAGGCGGTGACGGGCACCCACGCCGCGTCTCTGTGGACGATGTTCGGCATCGTCGTGGTGGTCTACGTCCTCGTCCTCGGCTCCTTCCTGGCCATCCTGCTGAAGATGAGCAGACGGTGGCGGCTGGCCGACGAGGGCGTCCTCGCCGGAGCCTTGGCCGAGGACCTGGAGGGCGACACCCCCTACGGGCCCCGCCCGTTGTCCACGACCGCGGGCACGAACAGGGGTGGGGACGAATGA
- a CDS encoding SDR family NAD(P)-dependent oxidoreductase yields MAELTPPRIVLITGATGGVGGALARRLSADGWIVYAAHRKPADAGPLRDAGLTPVLLDVTDEESVAAAADVVGPRLDGLVNSAGIMGQGPVELVPAEAWRRQFEINVIGQAAVIRAFLPALRAAGGRIVNLGAVSARVAPPFFGPIAASKAALAALTQALRMELRHQGVKVSLVEPGAMDTAIFGTADKASADMGWAGSPQTQHRYAGALDAVQAAAARQPLGPVAPAVNAVVRALTARRPGTLYTTGRDGRALALLRFLPDGLRDRLMLRAMGVTAEVFRTSRAATVG; encoded by the coding sequence GTGGCTGAGCTGACCCCTCCCCGAATCGTTCTGATCACCGGCGCCACCGGTGGTGTGGGCGGTGCTCTCGCGCGCAGGCTGAGCGCCGACGGCTGGATCGTGTACGCGGCCCATCGCAAGCCCGCGGATGCCGGACCCCTGCGCGACGCCGGGCTGACCCCCGTCCTCCTCGACGTGACCGACGAGGAGTCCGTCGCCGCCGCCGCGGACGTCGTCGGCCCCCGTCTCGACGGTCTGGTGAACAGCGCGGGCATCATGGGGCAGGGCCCTGTCGAGCTGGTGCCGGCCGAGGCCTGGCGCCGCCAGTTCGAGATCAACGTGATCGGTCAGGCGGCGGTGATCCGCGCCTTCCTGCCCGCCCTGCGCGCGGCCGGCGGCCGGATTGTGAACCTCGGTGCCGTGTCCGCCCGTGTCGCACCGCCCTTCTTCGGGCCGATCGCCGCCTCCAAGGCCGCCCTCGCGGCGCTCACCCAGGCCCTGCGGATGGAACTGCGCCACCAGGGCGTCAAGGTCTCCCTGGTCGAGCCCGGCGCCATGGACACCGCCATCTTCGGCACGGCGGACAAGGCGAGCGCCGACATGGGCTGGGCGGGCTCACCCCAGACCCAGCACCGCTACGCGGGCGCCCTGGACGCCGTACAGGCCGCTGCGGCCCGCCAGCCCCTGGGACCGGTCGCCCCGGCCGTCAACGCCGTCGTACGCGCCCTGACCGCGCGCCGCCCCGGCACCCTCTACACCACAGGACGCGACGGACGGGCCCTCGCCCTGCTCCGCTTCCTCCCGGACGGCCTGCGCGACCGCCTGATGCTGCGAGCGATGGGGGTGACGGCCGAGGTGTTCAGGACGAGCAGGGCCGCGACAGTCGGCTAG
- a CDS encoding NUDIX hydrolase, translating to MTTPDFATYIAGLPRVLAGAAALFRDAEGRVLLVEPNYREGWALPGGTVESDDGETPRQGARRETAEEIGLDVELGRLLAVDWVHGAARPPVVAYLYDGGILPEDDLKSIRLQEEELLSWRLVPREELAEYLPGALGRRVLAGLDVLAESSGTAELENGHRVG from the coding sequence ATGACCACTCCGGACTTCGCCACGTACATCGCCGGCCTGCCCCGCGTCCTCGCCGGGGCCGCCGCCCTCTTCCGCGACGCCGAAGGGCGTGTGCTGCTCGTCGAGCCGAACTACCGTGAGGGCTGGGCCCTTCCGGGCGGCACCGTCGAGTCGGACGACGGGGAGACCCCGCGCCAGGGCGCCCGCCGCGAGACGGCCGAGGAGATCGGCCTCGACGTCGAACTCGGACGGCTCCTCGCGGTCGACTGGGTGCACGGCGCGGCGCGGCCGCCGGTGGTCGCCTACCTCTACGACGGCGGGATCCTCCCCGAGGACGACCTCAAGTCGATCCGCCTCCAGGAGGAGGAGCTGCTGTCCTGGAGGCTGGTGCCGCGCGAGGAACTCGCCGAATATCTGCCGGGCGCCCTGGGCCGGCGCGTCCTTGCCGGGCTCGACGTCCTCGCGGAGAGCTCGGGGACGGCGGAGCTGGAGAACGGCCACCGGGTGGGCTGA
- a CDS encoding cytochrome d ubiquinol oxidase subunit II — MIEDVVAWVLLAAVAAYACAGGTDYGAGFWDLVAGGAERGKRPRWLIDHAMEPVWETNNVWLIFVLVITWTGFPVLFETVFSAMWLPLALAAVGLVLRGAGFALRKPTRRLARRRVYGAVFAVSSLLTPFFLGAAIGGIATGQVAPGTNATAHAWANGTSVIAGLLTVAATAFLGAVFLTADARRFNAPDLVGYFRLRAWCSLGVLAVLAVVGLAVTHNDAPYVHDGLTSGIGLAFVLVAVVSALATAGLLYRTATGWARVTAVGSVALVVLAWGLAQRPYLIPTSLTVSQAAGASTTLRWLMLVTVIAVVLVGPPLVLLYRLDTRGVLQPLTEADLRQTAAGREPENP; from the coding sequence ATGATCGAGGATGTCGTCGCCTGGGTGCTGCTGGCCGCCGTGGCCGCCTACGCGTGCGCCGGCGGCACGGACTACGGCGCCGGATTCTGGGACCTCGTCGCCGGCGGCGCCGAACGCGGCAAACGCCCCCGGTGGCTCATCGACCACGCCATGGAACCGGTGTGGGAGACCAACAACGTCTGGCTCATCTTCGTTCTGGTCATCACATGGACCGGTTTCCCGGTCCTGTTCGAGACGGTCTTCTCGGCCATGTGGCTCCCCCTGGCGCTCGCGGCCGTGGGACTCGTCCTGCGCGGAGCCGGCTTCGCGCTGCGCAAACCGACGCGGCGGCTCGCCCGGCGCCGGGTCTACGGCGCCGTCTTCGCCGTTTCCTCGCTCCTGACGCCCTTCTTCCTCGGGGCGGCGATCGGGGGGATCGCCACGGGCCAGGTGGCTCCCGGCACGAACGCAACCGCCCACGCATGGGCCAACGGGACCTCCGTGATCGCCGGGCTGCTCACTGTCGCCGCGACCGCCTTCCTCGGGGCGGTGTTCCTGACCGCCGACGCCCGCCGCTTCAATGCCCCCGACCTCGTCGGTTACTTCCGGCTGCGGGCCTGGTGCAGCCTCGGCGTCCTCGCCGTGCTGGCGGTCGTCGGCCTCGCCGTGACCCACAACGACGCGCCCTACGTGCACGACGGGCTGACCAGCGGAATCGGTCTCGCCTTCGTCCTGGTCGCCGTCGTCAGCGCGTTGGCCACCGCCGGACTGCTCTACCGCACCGCGACAGGCTGGGCGCGAGTCACCGCGGTCGGCAGCGTGGCCCTCGTCGTCCTGGCGTGGGGGCTGGCTCAGCGGCCCTACCTCATTCCCACCTCGCTGACCGTGTCCCAGGCGGCCGGAGCGTCGACGACGCTGCGCTGGCTGATGCTGGTCACGGTCATCGCGGTGGTGCTCGTCGGACCGCCCCTCGTCCTGCTCTACCGGCTGGACACCCGCGGGGTCCTCCAGCCGCTCACCGAGGCGGACTTGCGGCAGACGGCGGCCGGACGGGAGCCCGAGAACCCATGA
- a CDS encoding DUF7144 family membrane protein, translated as MHQHETGHGERVWATGWTAFAGVMMIFGGAMAIFEGIAAIAEDDVFVTTRNYTYSFDLTSWGWIHMLLGVLVVLAGIAVFSGLMWARVVGIALAGLSMIANFMWLPYSPVWASVLIAVDAFVIWALCVGTTRDSSATG; from the coding sequence ATGCACCAACACGAAACCGGTCACGGCGAACGAGTGTGGGCGACCGGCTGGACCGCCTTCGCCGGAGTCATGATGATCTTCGGCGGAGCGATGGCGATATTCGAAGGAATCGCCGCCATCGCCGAGGACGACGTCTTCGTCACCACCCGCAACTACACCTACAGCTTCGACCTGACGAGCTGGGGCTGGATCCACATGCTCCTCGGCGTCCTGGTCGTCCTGGCGGGCATCGCGGTCTTCAGTGGACTCATGTGGGCACGCGTGGTCGGTATCGCCCTGGCGGGTCTGTCGATGATCGCCAACTTCATGTGGCTGCCGTACTCCCCCGTGTGGGCCAGCGTGCTGATCGCCGTGGATGCCTTCGTCATCTGGGCGCTGTGCGTCGGAACCACCCGGGACTCCAGCGCCACCGGCTAG